Proteins from a genomic interval of Yarrowia lipolytica chromosome 1E, complete sequence:
- a CDS encoding uncharacterized protein (Compare to YALI0E28402g, weakly similar to DEHA0G02266g Debaryomyces hansenii IPF 912.1), with protein sequence MHLHFFLGLATTAWAMYEYNEIIPSRHRVCNPNELGLEDYYGFVVHHQVTVSSWPNLHHTRVSECENSYVQQHDLYHPNEPGQDTVWGKKLCSVHNNDHTRCFMMARRRRYAGLKYSLFVPNMWIGTLFECDWRNPKDPECINPIPMRPLISDNLVLANWYETPDGFKHMVRRIPMFYTTNKGHPVPANWNNSVDPWEQYTYSSNEESVFSNVATNLQSWFHTLNRIGQQEPLDIDEGDGRPRRGLSAPIDLSYKNAFHCWDDVRNVFWKCPPPKWKEEIDAEKRKKPDYHNRLIMPMPMPPLDPPREPNDFDDPLGLPKSRLPEFRDIPGIIDRGRDAYDPFYDPVFEKERAEWHKNNPATTYPVMTAELPISTVGPSNPLKHSFNIFSGLFKPRPVIKEEEELEEETWGFFDIFQPKPRRGQSSIGLMDKILYGNLPPAARPGGAQTSYTGGYRTYDQNIGSLVPVIRPTTTQRKPGEFDFTPLPMEDWISLFTHDSKAPGTPVTTSLSVKTATTSVASTVSSNNTMPMVTLYKAKKSARVHSPTTTASQSYEEIRWSKEMERRKKEYEEYRRQFGPGYEELPPNSGHEWTEYSSFIDHNRKTFARKEQRQKEIEEMKTRNRQKRDDLDEKQFFLDEPVSVGEGPIFYSVPAADQTLNVTVPSVEDLKNPAMIQRRSLSSRLEITLTDMIDTFDAVGEKKYRQLMKNVLSALESIEDV encoded by the coding sequence ATGCATCTTCATTTTTTCCTAGGACTGGCTACCACAGCCTGGGCCATGTATGAATACAACGAGATCATCCCCTCTCGACATCGGGTTTGCAACCCCAACGAGCTGGGCTTGGAAGACTACTATGGCTTTGTTGTTCACCATCAAGTGACCGTTTCATCTTGGCCCAATCTGCACCATACTCGAGTATCCGAGTGTGAAAACTCGTATGTTCAGCAGCACGATTTGTACCATCCCAACGAGCCCGGCCAAGATACTGTGTGGGGCAAGAAGTTGTGTTCCGTTCACAACAACGACCACACTCGATGTTTCATGATGGCGCGAAGACGCCGATACGCCGGCCTCAAGTACTCTTTGTTCGTCCCCAACATGTGGATTGGTACTCTGTTTGAGTGTGACTGGAGAAACCCCAAGGACCCAGAGTGTATCAACCCAATCCCCATGCGACCTCTCATCTCCGACAATCTGGTATTAGCCAACTGGTACGAGACCCCTGATGGTTTCAAGCACATGGTTCGACGAATCCCGATGTtctacaccaccaacaagggcCATCCCGTTCCTGCAAACTGGAACAACTCAGTAGATCCCTGGGAGCAGTACACTTACAGCTCCAACGAGGAAAGTGTCTTCAGCAACGTCGCAACCAATCTGCAGTCCTGGTTCCACACTCTGAATCGTATTGGACAGCAGGAACCACTTGACATCGATGAGGGGGATGGACGACCCCGACGAGGTCTTTCCGCTCCTATCGACTTGTCGTACAAGAACGCCTTCCATTGTTGGGATGATGTTCGTAACGTGTTCTGGAAGTGTCCCCCTCCCAAGTGGAAGGAAGAGATTGATGCtgagaagcgaaagaaACCTGACTACCATAACAGACTCATTATGCCTATGCCCATGCCTCCTCTTGATCCCCCTCGAGAGCCCAACGACTTTGATGATCCCTTGGGTCTTCCTAAGTCTCGACTTCCCGAGTTCCGAGATATTCCCGGAATTATCGATCGAGGTAGAGACGCGTATGATCCCTTCTACGATCCCGTTTttgagaaagagagagcaGAATGGCATAAAAATAACCCAGCTACTACATACCCTGTCATGACTGCTGAGCTCCCTATTTCCACAGTGGGTCCCTCCAACCCTCTCAAGCACTCATTCAATATCTTTTCTGGACTGTTCAAGCCTCGTCCtgtcatcaaggaggaagaggagctggaggaggaaactTGGGGCTTCTTTGATATATTCCAGCCCAAACCTCGACGAGGACAATCCAGTATTGGTCTCATGGACAAAATTCTGTACGGAAATCTGCCTCCTGCTGCACgtcctggaggagctcagACAAGTTACACAGGTGGATACCGAACCTATGATCAGAATATCGGAAGTCTAGTACCTGTTATCCGACCCACAACCACTCAACGAAAGCCTGGTGAGTTCGATTTCACTCCTCTCCCCATGGAGGATTGGATCTCTCTTTTTACCCATGACTCCAAAGCTCCCGGCACTCCGGTAACTACTAGTCTTTCTGTCAAAACTGCTACTACCTCTGTTGCTTCTACGGTGTCTTCCAACAACACTATGCCCATGGTCACTCTTTACAAGGCCAAAAAGTCTGCGCGCGTCCACAGtccaaccaccaccgcTTCTCAGTCTTACGAGGAGATTCGATGGAgcaaggagatggagcgtCGAAAGAAGGAGTATGAGGAATATAGACGACAGTTTGGTCCAGGCTACGAAGAGCTGCCCCCTAACAGTGGCCACGAGTGGACGGAATATTCTTCTTTTATTGATCACAACAGGAAGACGTTTGCTCGCAAGGAACAACgccagaaggagattgaagagATGAAGACTCGGAATCGACAGAAGCGAGACGATCTTGATGAAAAACAGTTCTTCCTCGATGAGCCTGTCTCTGTGGGTGAGGGACCTATCTTCTATTCGGTTCCTGCTGCCGACCAGACCCTCAATGTGACTGTTCCCTCGGTTGAGGATCTTAAGAATCCAGCTATGATTCAGCGACGCTCGTTGTCTTCTCGGCTGGAAATCACTCTCACTGATATGATCGACACATTTGATGCCGTTGGTGAGAAGAAGTATCGACAGCTGATGAAGAACGTCCTCAGTGCTTTAGAAAGTATCGAGGATGTTTAG
- a CDS encoding uncharacterized protein (Compare to YALI0E28424g, similar to uniprot|Q02854 Neurospora crassa NADH- ubiquinone oxidoreductase 21 kDa subunit (Complex I)), whose product MSSSTPLVKTSVNYSYGDYPLIDADPHFKRVVGYMRPSDYGVIGLATAALPAGICFAEWLDPVKGKFARPSVKFLRVATMLGFAVGFGAAYARSSLRFFGVTENAREYKKDEAQMAARKAAGLEPYGTSSLTPELQEIAAKNSAHSIAGLFIFPWFNFVNHPYHGREQK is encoded by the exons atgtCTTCGTCGACTCCGCTTGTCAAAACCAGCGTCAACTACTCCTACGGAGACTATCCT CTCATCGATGCTGACCCCCACTTCAAGCGAGTGGTGGGCTACATGAGACCCTCTGACTACGGTGTCATTGGTCTTGCTACAGCCGCCCTTCCCGCCGGTATCTGCTTCGCCGAGTGGCTCGACCCCGTCAAGGGCAAGTTTGCTCGACCCTCTGTCAAGTTTCTGCGAGTCGCTACTATGCTCGGTTTCGCCGTTGGTTTCGGTGCTGCTTACGCTCGAAGCAGTCTGCGATTCTTTGGTGTCACTGAGAACGCCCGAgagtacaagaaggacgaggccCAGATGGCCGCTCGTAAGGCCGCCGGTCTCGAGCCCTACGGAACCTCCTCCCTGACCCCCGAGCTGCAGGAGATTGCCGCCAAGAACTCGGCCCACTCCATTGCCGgtctcttcatcttccCCTGGTTCAACTTTGTCAACCACCCTTACCATGGCCGGGAGCAGAAGTAA